The sequence CCACCGCCGGCCACCGCCCACCCCAATTTTCGAAGGAGTACATCGAGCCGCCTCGCCAGGCGCTTCGAACCGCTCGTTGCAAATGGATGTTGCATTGGACACCCACCACCTCTCGTCACGCACGGGCCGCCTGGTCACCGCGCCGCCGAGGCCTGGGTGGGCGGCACACGGCGGGGCTCCCGGCCGCCCTCACCCTGAGCGCACCGGCGGTTGGCTGGCAGCCTCGGCGCCGCTGAGCCCCCTCTGCCGGCAAACATCCCGGTCGGCGCGGCGCCGTCCTCCCTCCACCGCCCCTCGAGCCAGGATCCACGCCGAAAGGCTAACACCCATCGCCCCGGTCGCGGCAGCACTCACCACCCGGCGACTGGATGTCTTGCGAACCTCTCCCCGACAGCGCGCTCCGCCCAACGCGTGGATGTCTCGGAGTTCCTTGGATGTCTCGGAGTTCCTCGGAGTTCCTTCGGTTGCCGATTGGGTGCGGTGGCGGCATGATCACGGCATGATCACACCCATGAACCCCGATGACGAAGACCTGTTCGTGATCGCCGTGTTGCTGACTCTGCAGGAGAATCCGGCCGTCATGGAGAATGACGACGCGCCGCTCGTTGAAACCCGTGTTTTCAGAGCTGTTCGTCACGCTCGCCGTGCCTGAAGCCGAGGAACTGGTGGCGACACCTTACCGTCACGGCCGCGAGGCCGAGGTCGCCCGCGAACTGGCCTACCGCCTGTACACCATCTCTGAACGGAAGAAAGGCGCCGCCGGGGCTCTGTCGTACAACGGCCTCGTGCAGAGCCGGCCGGAGATCGTGCGGCTGGCGCGCGTTCCCGGCGAGCAGGCACAGTCGGAGCTTTTCGTGTAGAGGGTGAGCCGGGAGGCATGCCATGATTCGCCGATTCGCCATCAGCCCGGACCTCCTGGCGGACCTCTGCCAGCGCCATCACATCCGTAAGCTGTCGCTCTTCGGCTCTGTGCTTGCAGGCACCGATCGACCGGACAGCGACGTCGACCTGCTGGTGGAGTTCGAACCCACCGCCACGCCGACCCTGTTCGATATGGCCAGAATCGAGGCAGAGCTGTCGTCGCTTCTGGGCAGGCAGGTCGACGTGCGGACCGAGGAAGACCTCAGCCGCTACTTCCGCGACGAGGTGGTACGCAACGCCGAGGTCCAATATGTCGCCCGATGATCGGATTCGGCTGCTCCACATGGGCGACGCGATCGAGACGGCGACGAGATTTTCCGAAGGCCGCAGCCGCGAGGACCTCGACAACGACCAGATGCTGTTGTTCGCCCTCGTGCGCGCGGTCGAGATCATCGGGGAAGCTGCCACCAACATCTCGGCCGAGACGCGGGCGCTCGCCCCGGAGATACCCTGGAAGGAAATCGTTGGGATGCGCAACCGTCTCGTACACGCCTACTTCGAAATCAACCGAAACATCCTCTGGTCCACCGT is a genomic window of Candidatus Binatia bacterium containing:
- a CDS encoding nucleotidyltransferase family protein translates to MIRRFAISPDLLADLCQRHHIRKLSLFGSVLAGTDRPDSDVDLLVEFEPTATPTLFDMARIEAELSSLLGRQVDVRTEEDLSRYFRDEVVRNAEVQYVAR
- a CDS encoding DUF86 domain-containing protein, which encodes MSPDDRIRLLHMGDAIETATRFSEGRSREDLDNDQMLLFALVRAVEIIGEAATNISAETRALAPEIPWKEIVGMRNRLVHAYFEINRNILWSTVRKALPPLLAQLKSLIPPD